The window TTTTAATATATGATAATCTGCTTCTTGTTGCAAAAACTAGAATCAATAAAATAATGCTAGCAATTATTCCACCAATAATGGCAAAACCAAAAAGTTCTCCAAAAGAAATCATGTTATATGAGAATGCAATTACAATCATAAATACACTTGATTGTACAATACCTAATGTACTTGAATCAGCTAATGGATTTTTAGTTAGTGCTTGTGTCACGCATCCAGCAATTGCCAAACTAATACCTGATAAAATTGAAGAAATGCTTGCTCAAAATGTAGCTTGTAAATTTAAATATTTAATATTTGTTGGATCTAAAAAATGTCCATTAAAAATTAATTTAAGGGACTCGTGTAAGGGAAAGTAAACATATTTATTTAATTGTTGATCATAAAAATTAGCATATGAAATATTTCATACTCAAATACTAAAAATAGCAATAATTAAAAAAACTGTTGCTCCTATTAAAATGAGTGGCTTTAATTTTTTAACTTGTTGATTTTTAATTTGTTTAAATAGTTTAAAACGAAAGGTATAATTTTGCATTAATTGAATATTTTATTTTTAATTTTTAATATCTATTAAATATATCAAATTAGATATTTTTTTAAGCGACTCCCATTATATTTTGTATATAAATTATCTTATTTTTAAAATAATAGGAATAAAAACACAACCGCATCGGTTGTGTTTTTCCTCTTAAAACATTAAATTATTTTGTTTCTGCTTTAATAACGTTTGTTTTTATTTCATTGGTTGTTGAATCAACTGGTTTTTTGTTATTAAATTTATTGAATGTAGATTTATGATTTACATATTTTGGATTATAACCACGTTTGCTTGGGTCATAATTATTTTGTTTTCAATTTGATTTTGTTTCAGGTAAAACAATTTCGCTATCTGGTCGTCCAACAATTTTTGTTGGTTCACCGTGCAATTCAGCAATTGAATCTGCTAGCACACCTAAAATCAAAGTAATTGATTTAACTGAATAATTATTTACTGGAATAATGTAATCAATCAATTGTGGATCAGCATTCGTATTTGCTAAAGCAATTACTGGAATGTTTAATTTACGTGCTTCTTTAATAGCATTAACATCATTAACAGGATCTACTAGAATTAAAACATCTGGACGTTGTTTCATATTTTTAATCCCGCCATAGAATTTTTCTAATTTAGCAGTTTCTTTATTAATTGCAATTTGTTCTTTTTTAGAATATTTATTAATCTCTTCACTTTCTAATAAAGCTAAATTACTATTAAATTTTTTTAATGAACGTGAGATGTTAGTAAAGTTTGTTAAAGTTCCACCTAATCATCTTTGAGTTACATAAAATGAATTAGTACGTTCTGCTTCTGCTTTAATTAATTCTTTAACAACACGACCTCTTGTACCCACAAACATCACAGTGCCCCCGTTTTGAGAAACCTCTTGTAAGAATTTGTATGCACGATCTAAAAATAGAATTGTTTTTAAAATATCAATTACATGGTTATTTGAACGTTTAGCATGGATGTAACTAGCCATTTTAGGATTTCATTTCTTAGGATTTAACCCAATATGAGCACCTGATTCAGTTAATTTTACAATTGAAACTAAAGTTTTAAGATTTTTTATAGTTGAATTTGCATTGACTTTAAGCTGAATTGCATCAGCCGGTGATGTAGGTTTTTGTTCTACTTTTGCATTTTCAGTAGTAACTACTTCAACGTTAGCTACCGATTCAACTTTTTTCGTCGAATTTTCCATTTGAGACATGGAATCCACCTTTCGTAATTTTAAATATTTGTTTGTTATTTAAATCAAAAAAATAAAATAACTTATAAATTTTAACAAAAATATATTATTTTAAATAAATTATTTATTTTGATTAAATCCTTTAATCGTTTTTAAATATTCTAAAACTGCTTCTTGACTTCCATTGCCTTTTTTAATCAAAATCTTAAAAACCACCGCTGTTTTGTTATTAACATCAGGTTCAACACTTTGAATTTCATAAATAAAACCTGTTTGGAATGGTAATTTAAATAATGTTTTATAATTTTCAATAACTTCTTTTATTGTTTTTTGTTTTGTTTTTTCATCAATTAATTGTGGTTCAAGTTGATTTTTATCTTGTTTAATCGCTTCTAAATTAGCTAAATAAATCTTTTTATCAGCTTCAGAAATAAAACCATTAAGTGTTTTGTTATAAGTAATGCTTGCTAAATTTTCTCCATTACCTTTACTGATTTTAATTTCGATATCAATAGAATTAGCAGTTTTACTTTTAGTAATTTTTAGAATTTCATATTTTAAATCATTATTACTATTGTTAATATTTAAATAACTATTTTGTCATTTTAATGCTTCATCTACTGTTGTTTTACTAATGTTAATACTTGAATTAACTATGGGCATTAAATAAAGAGTATTATGGTTTTTTTCATCTTCTAAATATTTTTTATTTTCTAAAAATAAACGATATTGTTTAGCATTCTTAAAACCTTTTAAGATTTTTTTGTAAGTGTGCGTTTGACCTTTAAAATGATAACGAATTATTAGATCAATTACATCTTCATCTAACTCATTCAATCGTGCATCATATAATTCATATTTAATATCTTTATTTGGTGCCAAAAATTGAATATTAGTTTTAATAATCTTAATAAATTCTGAAGCTAAAATCTTTGAAAAATCATGTTGATCATAACCTTTAATGGTTGGATAAATTTCATTCTCTTGTTTTGATTTTATTGATGAGCTGCACGCAACACCACTTGTTGTTATCAAACCTAATAGTCCAACAATTAAACTACTAATGAAAACTGTTTTAATTTTTTTATTCACTGTTTCTTTACCCTTTAGTCTAAATTAATTTTAATTTTTTTAAATAATTGAGCCTGTTGTTCATTTTTACCTTTACTAATCATTATTTCCACAACTAATTCACGTTGTCTTTCATCTAATGGTTCAAAATAGTTAATGTCTATTATTTTAATATTAATATCTTTAAATTTTGAGTCTACTTTTAATTGAGGAATTAAATCCTCACCAAAATTAAAAGCTTTTTCACCTAATGTTTTAATTTCAACCAAACTTCTTTTTTGATATTCTGGTTTTATTCTAAGATTAAAAAAACCTATTTTTTGTTTTTGATCATAATCCCAAGCACTTTTAATAATATTTAAATTTTGTTGAAGGATTGTTTTATCTTCTTTTTGTTTAGGAGTTAAAAATGGTTGAAAATAAAAATCATAATTAATTGATTCTTTATATTTTTGAATTTTAGCATTAATCGTAACTTTAAGAATTTGTTCTGAATCCTTTTTAATATCAACAATTTTATACTGGACATTCTTTGGATTTCTTGATAAATCATAAACTAGTAGGTTATTTGATCCGTCTTTATTGATTTTTACTTTTTTTAAAACATCATCAATAGTATTGTTATCATTAGCAAATTCTTTTGCTAATGAAACTGTTGGACGATAAGTTAAAATAACATCCTGGTTAATTTTAAATTGCGAACAAGCGCTAACGATAAGGGGAATTGCCAAAATTGGCAATCCCAAAAAAGACATGATTATTTTTTTTAATTTTATTTTCATAATTTCTATAATTTTAACTTTAATGAAATTTTTTGAGTAATTGTATCTATTTTATCAATATAAACATTAATATTTTTATTAACATGCAAATTATCTTCTTCACAATAGTTTGAAATATGTAACAATGCATCATTTTTTAAACCAATATCAATAAAACTACCAAACTCTGTTTGGTTACGAATTGTTCCTTGTACTAACATCCCTATTTTCAAGTTATTAATATCAACCATTTGTGAACGTAAAATAGGAATATCATAATCATCACGAACATCTTGTAAAGGATTTTTTAAGTTATTAATAATGTTTTCAATAGTATAAATATCTGTTTTTAGAATAGTAGTTAATTCATTAGGATTTAATTGATTTAAAACTTGATAATTATTTATTAATTTATTAATTGGTAATTGTAAATATTTACATAATTCATTAACAACTAGATATGCTTCTGGATGAATACTTGTTCTATCTAAAAAATTATTAGCATTATTAATTCGTAAAAAACCAGCGGCTTGCTCAAAAACTTTATCGGTAATGTAAGGAATGGTTTTTAATTGTTCACGATTTTCAATAAATTGATGTTTTTTAACATATTCAAAAATTTTTTTTGCACTTCGCTTATTTAAACCTGATACTTTAGACAACAAAGGAATTGAAGCAGTATTAACATCAACACCAACTTGATTAACACAATAATCAATACAAAAATCAACTTTTTGTTGAAGAATGTTTTTATTAATATCGTGTTGATATTGACCTACACCAATACTTTTTGGATCGATTTTTATTAATTCACTTAAAGGATCAATGATTCTTCGTGCAATACTAATTGCCGAACGTTTTTCAACACTTAAGTTAGGAAATTCTTCACTTGCAATTGATGATGCTGAATAAATTGAAGCACCATCTTCACTAATTACACAATAATTAAGATTTAATTTGAATTCCTTAATTAAATCACTAATAAAAATTACACTTTCATTTGATGCTGTTCCATTGCCAATTGCTATTGTATTAACTTCGTATTTATTAATTAAGGATATTAACGTATTTTTAGCTTGTGTAATTAATATCTGTGGTTTGTGAGGGTAAATAATATCAGTATGTAATAATTGATTGTTTTTATTAACAATTGCTAATTTGCAACCATGCACATATCCTGGATCAAATCCTAAAACAACATGGCTTTTTAAAGGTTTTTGTAATAATAATTGTTGTAAATTATTACTAAAAATTTGTGCTGATTGTTGGTGAGCTTCCTCTAATTTTTCTTTGTAAACAGCATTTGAAACTGAAGGAATTAATAAACGATCAAAACCATCATTAACAGCTGATTTAATGTAGTCATAGCTGTTACTTTTGATTTTTCTAGTATATTTATTGACAGCAAAATCAATAAGAAATTCTTTTTTAAAATCAAGTTTAAATGCAATGATTTTTAATTCATTAGCTCGATCAATAGCCATTAATTGATATGCTTTTAAATATTTAATTGGGCAACTAAACTCATAATATAAAGCAAAGTTTTTAGTTGGGTCATTTGTTATTTTATTAATTCTTGTGATTAATTTAGCATGTTTGTTAATTGTTTCATAAAGCATTTCTCTTAAAGTTGTATCGTTAGCAACTTTTTGGGCAATAATATCACAAGCTCCAGCAATAGCTTCATCAACACTTAAAACTTGTTCATTTAAATATTGTTTTGCAACTTCTTTAATATTAGAATTAGGATTATTTTTTAATATTAATAATGCTAATGGTTCTAACCCTTTTTCAATGGCGATTGATGCTTTTGTTTTTTTATTTGAGGCATAAGGTTCATAAAGATTTTCAAGATCAACAAGCCGTTGACAATTATTAATTAATTCTAATAAGTCATTAGTTAATAAACCTTTTTGTTCTAAATTTTTAATAATTACTTCTTTACGTTTATTTAATTTTGTAAGATATTCATATTCATGTGCAATTGCTTGAATTTGAAATTCATCCATATTGTTAGTCAAATGTTTACGATATCTAGCAATGAATGCAATAGTATTATTATCAGCTAATAAATTCAAAACATTTGTTATATATTTTGCCTCAATTTTTAATTTTTGAACTAGTGTTTTAATAATTAAATCAATCATTTTGCACCCCTTTTAGAATTAATAAATTATAAACTTTTGATAGTCAAAATTAGTTATGTTAATTTAAATGCTTTATAATTACTAAGTAAAAGATAATTGGAGAAATTTTATGAATCTAAAAACAAAATTTTTTTTAAAAGTTATAAGTGTTATTGCTCCAATTGTTATAATTCCAACTATTTTAGCTAATTGTGCACATATAAATTCTAATGAACTTGATAATGCTAAAACAAACTTGAAAGGAAGTGTTGAAGTTGTTAATATTAATCCTTATAAAACAAAACAAATGTTAGCATCAAATATCAACAAAGAACAAATTAATTCTTATTTTATTTTTATTTTTAATTTAATTAAAACAAATCAAAAAATTGAAGAAAAAATTTTAGATAAAAATGATTATGAAATTCTTAATTGAGCTGCTAATGATAATGATGGAACGTTAGGTATTAACATTTACATTAAAACCACTAAACAAAGTTATTTAATTAATACTAAGCCTGTTTTTTTAACAGATAAACAAAACAATTATCTACAAGAATTAAAATATAAAACACCTGCTGTTTATAGTATTGATGAAATCTTAAAATTCTCAAACAACCCTTATAATTTAATTCACAATAATCCATACTATAGAGAACAATTATTGCGTGCAAAAATTTATTTTAATCAAAATGAAGCTAATGTTGATGATTCTAAACTTTATATGAACAAAATCGGTTATTCTGAATTTGGTAGTGATGTCCAAAAAAGATTAGAAAACGCCTTTAAAATTCGTTATGATGAGCAAAATATTTATCAAATTAATTCTCCGCAAATTTTAGCTAAAGAAACAAAAACGCTTACATCTTATATTGATAAAAAAACAAACAACAATTATAGTATTAATATAGAATTAATCAAAAAATTAATCCAAATTAATCCTTTTGGTAAACTCCCCAAAAATTTCGCTCAACTAATTAATTTAATTAAAAAAGAAGAATATCCTAAATTCTTGACAATTACTAAAAACGAATCTGTTGACAATATTGTTGTTAAAGATATTTATTATCGGATTATTGATCGTTATGCAAAATTAGAATTTATTTTAGAAATTTATAACAAAAAAACAAAACAAACCGTATATTTAAGTGCTAATTTTAATCAAAAGAATTCAGGATTATTAAAAAATGAAGATTATTTTCAATATATTTTTGATCGTACCATCTCACTTGATTTACTAACAACAAAAGATGGAAAAAATGTTGAATTAAATTCTGGAACTGGTTGAATTGTTGATCGTATTATTGACGATAGCTTACCTAAAAATAAAATTAAATTACTTATTGCAACTAATAATCATGTTATGGGCTGATCGAATTTAGCAATCTCAAAAGATAACAGAATGAAATCACGCTGGTTTAATAAACAAGAATATATAAATTATTTAGAAAATAACGCTGGTTTCATATCCTCAAACATTTATGAAGATAAAGACCGTTATCAATATTTACTATGGGGGACTGCGCCTCTAAAATCTCCAGTAAGTAATAAATATAATTCATTAAGTGGTATTAGTTTTTCAAATTTAGCAAAGGTTTATAATATTACAAATCAAAATTTCATTAATCGAGCATGATATATACCACAATTAAGTGCTAATGGTATAAAAATCAATGAAAATTTAAGAACATGATATCAAATTAATCAAGAAGATATTAAATCAATTAAAAATGGAACTTTAGACTTTGTTTTGGTCCCAATGGTTTTTGATATTGAAGATATTAAAGAAAAATTACCAAATTATTATAAAGTATTAAATACAAAAGATGAAGCAAATTGATATATTGGATTAGGCAATTCAAAAAAATACTTGCCACAATTACAACTATTTAGTGGAGGATATCCTGGTGATGTTAATCCTAATAGTTCAGCGATTGTTTCATGGCGCGGTTCTAAATCTTATGGTTCACTAATTCAAGCATTTGATCGTGAAATTAAAAATGAATCAATTTTAGATTATTATGGTCCAAAGCAAATTAATAATATTGATGGTTATCAAAAGGTTGGCGAAGGTTATTTAAATAAATTATTTAATGTTGGAACACGAGTTATTACCTCTGATGAAATAGGTGATTTGGGTTCTGGTTCATCTGGTTCAATGATTATTGATTCTAACTTTAATTTAGTAGGTATTCATTTTGCTTCTTTAAATTCGCGTGCTTATGGTGCGCCAAATGATTCAATGATTGGTAATTTATTTGTTGCTCAATCCCAAGACTTAAGTGGTGATATTGATGTAAGAGCTGCGGTGATAAAAAAACTAAAAGCTGAAAATATTTACACTTATAAACTAAACCCTAAAGTTAGTTCTTAATTTAAAATAATTTGTAAAAGAGAATGTTCTTTCATCTATACCAAATATTAGTAATTTATTAAAAGAATCATATGTTGAGCTTCTAGAAATAATTATAAAAGTGAGTTACGCAGATAGTGGTTCTGAAGTAGTAGGTTTATGCGAATACATAGTATTACCTAATCTTCTTTATATTAAAATTATTTTATACCTTAAAACCGAACTAAAATATTAAACCAAATTTAAAAAAGTTTTTAATTATAAAGGACAATACTACGATGGAAATGAAATGACAGAAATCTACAATTCATTACAAAAGGGAAACATTTACCCATAATAATGTTTTATGACAATTAATTAAAACTTTTTTGTTTGCTTTTATTTTAATAACTTGTTTTGTTTATATTTGATTATCATGGCCATTGTTGCTAAAATAAACGGAAATGCATCAGAATGATATCACGCACCAATCGCTTTAGCTTTCTTCTTACGGTTTTCATTAATTAATAAAATTTTTGCAATTATACTATCTTGTATTTTTTGCGTAAGCATTTATCGTTTTCGTAAAAAATTAGTACAATATGAAAATTTTAATGAAATAAAATCAATTAAAAATAATGCGATTCTTACTGTAATTTTTAGTGTTGTTGCAATACTTTCATTAACACTATTTATTAATTTAATGATTGTTTTTATTAATCAAAATTACTATTACATTAAACGTATTCATAATTTACTTATACCAATAAGAATTGATGAAATTAAAATTTTAGAATATAGTTACATTTATTTATTACGTTGTGGATTTTATATTTTATTAACAGTATTTATAGCAAAATTTATTCATGATAAAAGAAGTATGATAAAGGTTTTATCATTATATTTATTCGTTAATTTTATATTAATGATTATTGGAACTTCATTTACTTTTTTAGAACATACAAACTTTTATAATGGTATGTTAACTTATTGAACAACTTTTAGTTGTGGATTATTATATCCAGAAATTATTAATGATAATTTTCAGTGAATAAGTAGTTTTAATTACAATCTAAAAAATACTATTTATGAAAATAACTTTATTGCTTATTTACCTTATTTTTGCTCATTTATCGTTTTAATAATCTTAATTAAAAAAGTTAGTTGAAAATCAATTACTATTAGTTCAAATAGTTATTAAAATCATTTTGAGTCTAAGTATCTTTTTAAGTTAAGTTAAAAGTAGTGATAATATTTAAAAATCTACTTTACAAAACAAAGTAGATTAATAATTAGTTATCTTGATTTTTATTATATTTTCTTAAAGGACAATAATCATATTTTTTAGTATCTTTATCATTATAAGATTGACTTTCATATCCTAAATGATGATGATCAATAAGTAAAGGAAATAAAATATTATCGATTTTTGAGCATATTACTCTAACTGATCTTCCAAGGCCTAGTTGATAAAGTTCTAATTCTTCATTATCATTTTTCAATAAATTAGGATGGAGTTTTTTAATTAATTTAATATATTTACTAAATACATTATTTTGTTTAATAGGATGGCAATGATCGTTAATTCCTTTATTTTTTCAATTTTTATAAACATAGGGAAACAATGTATTAAGAATATAAATAATATTTTTTAAAAATTGGTTTTCATCCTTAGTATAAGTCGTTAAACTATTTACTCGTTCCTCTTTAACTCAATTTTCATAACGCAAAGAAATAACAATGTCATCATTATCTTTTGAAACATTGTTATTTTTAACTTTATTGCGAGGAGTTTTATTGTTATTTATTTTCTTAGACATTAATAATTTAATTATTCTTCATTTGTTTTATATAATAACTAAATATTTCTTTATCGCTTATTACTGCATTACAACTATCTAGCGGTCCAAACCCTTTGCGAGCTTTAATTCATGGGTCTTCTTGATGTGTAATACTTTCTAATTGATTAGCACTATAATGACCATATTCATCTCAAACTTGATTCAATATATCAATAGTATCTAAATTAAAATATTCTAGTTCATTAAAATCATTTATTTTAGGAATACTATTATATTTATGTTCTTTGAATTCATTATAAAGCATAGGAATAGCTGGTTCATGAACTCAAGCTTTGATTTTTTCATCAAATAATTTATTTTTTAAATCATCAACTTTTTCATTCATTAAAGTTAGGTATCATGAATATGCATAATACACTAATTTTTGAACTTTTTTGGGAGTCATTGATTCTTTTGTTAAAAATCAATTAGCAACAATTAATGGTGTTATTTCTTTCATTTCATGCACATCTTTCCTTATAAATATTATATTTAAAAAGTTAATAGTTTTACTTTTTTCTATTATTAAATTTTGATATTATATTGTTTAGTTCATTTTTATTTTCATCTAATTCGATTATTTTTTCTTTTAAAAATAAAAGTGCAAACTTGGAAAACTTATGTGTTTTATTGGTTTT is drawn from Ureaplasma parvum serovar 3 str. ATCC 27815 and contains these coding sequences:
- a CDS encoding Tex-like N-terminal domain-containing protein; this encodes MIDLIIKTLVQKLKIEAKYITNVLNLLADNNTIAFIARYRKHLTNNMDEFQIQAIAHEYEYLTKLNKRKEVIIKNLEQKGLLTNDLLELINNCQRLVDLENLYEPYASNKKTKASIAIEKGLEPLALLILKNNPNSNIKEVAKQYLNEQVLSVDEAIAGACDIIAQKVANDTTLREMLYETINKHAKLITRINKITNDPTKNFALYYEFSCPIKYLKAYQLMAIDRANELKIIAFKLDFKKEFLIDFAVNKYTRKIKSNSYDYIKSAVNDGFDRLLIPSVSNAVYKEKLEEAHQQSAQIFSNNLQQLLLQKPLKSHVVLGFDPGYVHGCKLAIVNKNNQLLHTDIIYPHKPQILITQAKNTLISLINKYEVNTIAIGNGTASNESVIFISDLIKEFKLNLNYCVISEDGASIYSASSIASEEFPNLSVEKRSAISIARRIIDPLSELIKIDPKSIGVGQYQHDINKNILQQKVDFCIDYCVNQVGVDVNTASIPLLSKVSGLNKRSAKKIFEYVKKHQFIENREQLKTIPYITDKVFEQAAGFLRINNANNFLDRTSIHPEAYLVVNELCKYLQLPINKLINNYQVLNQLNPNELTTILKTDIYTIENIINNLKNPLQDVRDDYDIPILRSQMVDINNLKIGMLVQGTIRNQTEFGSFIDIGLKNDALLHISNYCEEDNLHVNKNINVYIDKIDTITQKISLKLKL
- a CDS encoding Panacea domain-containing protein, yielding MKEITPLIVANWFLTKESMTPKKVQKLVYYAYSWYLTLMNEKVDDLKNKLFDEKIKAWVHEPAIPMLYNEFKEHKYNSIPKINDFNELEYFNLDTIDILNQVWDEYGHYSANQLESITHQEDPWIKARKGFGPLDSCNAVISDKEIFSYYIKQMKNN
- a CDS encoding MAG2960 family serine endopeptidase lipoprotein gives rise to the protein MNLKTKFFLKVISVIAPIVIIPTILANCAHINSNELDNAKTNLKGSVEVVNINPYKTKQMLASNINKEQINSYFIFIFNLIKTNQKIEEKILDKNDYEILNWAANDNDGTLGINIYIKTTKQSYLINTKPVFLTDKQNNYLQELKYKTPAVYSIDEILKFSNNPYNLIHNNPYYREQLLRAKIYFNQNEANVDDSKLYMNKIGYSEFGSDVQKRLENAFKIRYDEQNIYQINSPQILAKETKTLTSYIDKKTNNNYSINIELIKKLIQINPFGKLPKNFAQLINLIKKEEYPKFLTITKNESVDNIVVKDIYYRIIDRYAKLEFILEIYNKKTKQTVYLSANFNQKNSGLLKNEDYFQYIFDRTISLDLLTTKDGKNVELNSGTGWIVDRIIDDSLPKNKIKLLIATNNHVMGWSNLAISKDNRMKSRWFNKQEYINYLENNAGFISSNIYEDKDRYQYLLWGTAPLKSPVSNKYNSLSGISFSNLAKVYNITNQNFINRAWYIPQLSANGIKINENLRTWYQINQEDIKSIKNGTLDFVLVPMVFDIEDIKEKLPNYYKVLNTKDEANWYIGLGNSKKYLPQLQLFSGGYPGDVNPNSSAIVSWRGSKSYGSLIQAFDREIKNESILDYYGPKQINNIDGYQKVGEGYLNKLFNVGTRVITSDEIGDLGSGSSGSMIIDSNFNLVGIHFASLNSRAYGAPNDSMIGNLFVAQSQDLSGDIDVRAAVIKKLKAENIYTYKLNPKVSS
- the rpsB gene encoding 30S ribosomal protein S2 yields the protein MSQMENSTKKVESVANVEVVTTENAKVEQKPTSPADAIQLKVNANSTIKNLKTLVSIVKLTESGAHIGLNPKKWNPKMASYIHAKRSNNHVIDILKTILFLDRAYKFLQEVSQNGGTVMFVGTRGRVVKELIKAEAERTNSFYVTQRWLGGTLTNFTNISRSLKKFNSNLALLESEEINKYSKKEQIAINKETAKLEKFYGGIKNMKQRPDVLILVDPVNDVNAIKEARKLNIPVIALANTNADPQLIDYIIPVNNYSVKSITLILGVLADSIAELHGEPTKIVGRPDSEIVLPETKSNWKQNNYDPSKRGYNPKYVNHKSTFNKFNNKKPVDSTTNEIKTNVIKAETK